A window of the Lactuca sativa cultivar Salinas chromosome 7, Lsat_Salinas_v11, whole genome shotgun sequence genome harbors these coding sequences:
- the LOC111906825 gene encoding uncharacterized protein LOC111906825, which translates to MNALKLSETICFHSSLFSRELTNTYIKNLNASIKPRKRTRLALRASVDEQKEKKSSEKRSFLTLEEAGLVEMSGLSSHEGFLCRLTISSLNLLRVIGEQEGCSIEELNAGKVCDWFLKDKLKREQNLDAVLQWDESNFQL; encoded by the exons ATGAATGCCCTCAAACTTAGTGAAACTATATGTTTTCATTCATCTTTATTCTCTCGTGAATTGACAAATACTTATATCAAGAATCTAAATGCTAGTATTAAACCTCGTAAAAGAACAAGATTGGCATTGAGAGCTAGTGTTGATGAACAAAAAGAGAAAAAGAGTTCAGAGAAACGAAgctttctaaccctagaagaagcTGGTCTTGTTGAAATGTCGGGTTTAAGCAGTCATGAAGGATTTTTATGTAGATTGACG ATATCTTCGCTAAATCTTTTGAGGGTGATAGGAGAGCAAGAAGGTTGTAGTATTGAGGAATTAAATGCAGGGAAAGTGTGTGATTGGTTTCTGAAGGACAAACTCAAAAGAGAGCAGAATTTGGATGCTGTTCTTCAGTGGGATGAATCTAATTTCcaactataa